The following proteins are co-located in the Lagopus muta isolate bLagMut1 chromosome 11, bLagMut1 primary, whole genome shotgun sequence genome:
- the RASSF1 gene encoding ras association domain-containing protein 1, with amino-acid sequence MELIELRELQPEPRPGRGRLERTNALRISPARRHGPGARPEPRPAAAPSTGHRFEPRRRGLHTWCDLCGDFVWGGGRKSLQCRHCSFTCHYRCRALVRLDCSGPPGTGDEDDGSEQELEKDTNVDEPSSWETAELDPAQVEQRIKEYNSQINSNLFMSLNKDGSYTGFIKVQLKLARPVSVPAAKRGPGGRSGQRTAGVKRRTSFYLPRGTVKHLHVLSHTRASEVISALLRKFTVVDDPRKFALFERSEKDEQVYLRKLADEEQPLRLRLLAGPSEKALSFVLKENESGEVNWDAFSLPELHNFLRILQREEDEQLRRVRHRYARCRRELQAALAARTPD; translated from the exons ATGGAGCTGATCGAGCTGCGGGAGCTGCAGCCCGAGccgcggccgggccggggccgcctGGAGCGAACCAACGCGCTGCGCATCAGCCCGGCCCGCCGGCACGGCCCCGGAGCGCGGCCGGAGCCCAGGCCGGCGGCAGCACCGAGCACTGGGCATCGCTTCGAGCCCCGGCGCCGCGGGCTCCACACTTGGTGCGACCTCTGCGGGGACTTCGTCTGGGGAGGCGGTAGGAAGAGCCTCCAGTGCCGCC ACTGCAGCTTCACCTGCCACTACCGCTGCCGGGCCCTTGTGCGGCTGGACTGCAGCGGCCCCCCAGGCACTGGGGATGAGGACGATGGCAGCGAGCAGGAGCTGGAAAAGGACACGAATGTG GATGagcccagcagctgggagacGGCGGAGCTGGACCCGGCGCAGGTGGAGCAGCGCATCAAGGAGTACAACAGCCAGATCAACAGCAACCTCTTCATGAGCCTG AACAAGGATGGCTCCTACACTGGCTTCATCAAGGTGCAGCTGAAGCTGGCTCGCCCCGTCTCTGTGCCAGCTGCTAAGCGGGGCCCTGGGGGGCGGTCGGGGCAGCGCACGGCGGGCGTGAAGCGCCGCACATCCTTTTACCTGCCCCGCGGCACCGTCAAACACCTGCACGTGCTCTCGCACACCCGCGCCAGCGAGGTGATCAGCGCGCTGCTCCGCAAGTTCACCGTGGTGGACGACCCCCGCAAGTTCGCCCTCTTCGAGAGGTCCGAGAAGGATGAGCAAG TGTACCTGCGCAAGCTGGCGGACGAGGAGCAGCCGCTGCGACTGCGGCTGCTGGCAGGACCCAGCGAGAAGGCGCTGAGCTTCGTCCTGAAGGAGAACGAGAGCGGCGAGGTGAAC TGGGACGCCTTCTCCCTGCCCGAGCTGCACAACTTCCTGCGCATCCTGCAGCGCGAGGAGGACGAGCAGCTGCGCCGCGTCCGCCACCGCTATGCCCGCTGCCGTCGGGAGCTGCAAGCCGCGCTGGCTGCCCGCACGCCGGACTGA
- the TUSC2 gene encoding tumor suppressor candidate 2, whose protein sequence is MGASGSKSRGLWPFASSATGGGGAEGPGGQQALARARGGRAATPFVFTRRGSMYYDEDGDLAHEFYEETIVTKNGRKRAKLKRIHKNLIPQGIVKLEHPRIHVDFPVIICEV, encoded by the exons atggGTGCCAGCGGCTCCAAGTCGCGGGGGCTGTGGCCGTTTGCCTCCTCGGCGACGGGCGGCGGCGGAGCCGAGGGTCCCGGCGGGCAGCAGGCCCTGGcccgggcgcggggcgggcgcgcCGCCACCCCGTTCGTCTTCACGCGCCGCGG CTCCATGTATTACGACGAGGACGGGGATCTTGCGCACGAGTTCTACGAGGAGACGATCGTCACCAAGAACGGGAGGAAGCGTGCCAAGCTGAAGAGGATCCACAAGAACCTGATACCTCAG GGCATAGTTAAGCTGGAGCACCCTCGCATTCATGTGGATTTCCCTGTGATCATCTGTGAGGTGTga